The following are encoded together in the Blautia obeum ATCC 29174 genome:
- a CDS encoding transglutaminase domain-containing protein yields MEQYYYNHMDKQKQAAYHGILQGITSLADEFQIPALDGEDLYNVFFQLRLDHPEIFWATGYKYRYYKDSPNIIFIPEYLFDKGKIKEHQKAMKSRVEKLVRPAQSLSEWEKEKYVHDFICQNVHYDKLKKAYSHEIIGPLGQGVGVCEGIAKAVKVLLDALGVWCVIAICGNNPEKGIKYRHTWNIVRIGGAYYHLDTTFDNTLGKSDKVEDIRYDYFNLDDGHIFKDHEPLIAAAPHCTDHDHFYYKEKKLSFTKTEDVYKRSLQAAKKGKTLTFHWRGGYLTREVLNELLGLIRKAGEEKNKTAVVNINWPQAVLRLYYTEAQMQECITMEDANEGEKE; encoded by the coding sequence ATGGAGCAGTATTACTACAACCACATGGATAAACAGAAACAGGCTGCTTATCATGGCATCCTCCAGGGAATTACCAGCCTGGCAGATGAATTCCAGATTCCGGCACTGGACGGAGAAGATTTATACAATGTTTTCTTTCAGCTCCGGCTGGATCATCCGGAGATTTTCTGGGCGACAGGATATAAATATCGTTATTATAAAGATTCACCGAACATTATTTTTATCCCGGAATATCTGTTTGATAAAGGAAAAATAAAAGAACATCAGAAAGCAATGAAATCCAGAGTCGAGAAGCTGGTTCGTCCGGCACAAAGCCTTTCCGAGTGGGAAAAAGAAAAATATGTACATGACTTTATCTGTCAGAATGTACATTACGATAAGCTTAAAAAGGCGTATTCCCATGAGATCATTGGTCCTCTGGGACAGGGCGTGGGCGTCTGTGAAGGCATTGCAAAAGCAGTGAAAGTTCTTCTCGATGCGCTGGGAGTCTGGTGTGTGATCGCAATATGCGGGAATAATCCGGAAAAAGGAATTAAATACCGTCATACCTGGAACATTGTCCGGATCGGCGGTGCATATTATCATCTGGATACAACATTTGATAATACACTTGGAAAGAGTGATAAAGTCGAAGATATCCGTTATGATTACTTTAATCTGGATGATGGACATATTTTTAAAGATCACGAACCACTGATCGCGGCGGCACCGCACTGTACAGACCACGATCACTTTTATTACAAAGAAAAGAAACTGTCATTCACAAAGACAGAAGATGTGTATAAACGTTCACTTCAGGCAGCCAAAAAAGGAAAAACACTGACCTTTCACTGGAGAGGCGGTTATCTGACCAGAGAGGTTCTGAATGAACTTCTTGGACTGATCCGCAAAGCCGGTGAAGAGAAAAATAAGACGGCGGTTGTCAATATCAACTGGCCGCAGGCTGTATTGCGCCTGTATTATACAGAGGCACAGATGCAGGAATGCATCACGATGGAGGATGCGAATGAAGGGGAAAAAGAGTAA
- a CDS encoding phosphatase PAP2 family protein: MGFELNILDWFQTLHTPVMDKLMTSVTKLGDAGIFWIILTLIFLIIPKMRKTGVTMAAALIVDLLLCNVLLKNLVARTRPYDVNTTVELLVAKLRDYSFPSGHTAASFASVTALYLSGERRIGLIALVISCLIAVSRLYLYVHYPTDVLGGIIFGCLSGWLGYHIVKFAEGKKTVR, from the coding sequence ATGGGATTTGAATTAAATATACTTGACTGGTTCCAGACATTGCATACGCCGGTGATGGATAAATTAATGACTTCAGTCACAAAGCTTGGGGATGCCGGGATATTCTGGATTATACTGACTCTGATCTTTCTTATCATACCGAAAATGAGAAAGACAGGTGTGACCATGGCAGCTGCGCTTATCGTAGATTTATTATTATGTAATGTATTGTTAAAGAATCTTGTAGCACGAACCAGACCTTATGATGTGAATACGACAGTAGAATTACTGGTTGCAAAACTTCGCGATTATTCATTTCCGTCTGGACATACAGCGGCATCGTTTGCATCAGTGACAGCACTGTACCTGTCAGGAGAAAGAAGGATTGGGCTTATAGCTCTTGTGATTTCATGCCTGATAGCTGTATCCAGATTATATTTGTATGTGCATTATCCAACAGATGTTCTAGGTGGAATCATTTTTGGATGTCTTTCCGGATGGCTTGGATATCACATTGTGAAATTTGCAGAAGGGAAAAAGACAGTAAGATAA
- a CDS encoding acylphosphatase, with product MHKIRVSICFYGRVQGVGFRYKLRYLAEKYSVTGWARNEYDGSVSTELQGLEEDIDKILQALYNDRYIEIDDIRKRSLPVDEEERGFGVRY from the coding sequence ATGCACAAGATCAGAGTATCCATATGTTTCTATGGAAGAGTCCAGGGAGTCGGATTTCGCTACAAGCTGAGATATCTGGCTGAGAAATACAGCGTGACCGGTTGGGCGAGAAATGAATATGACGGATCAGTCTCAACAGAATTGCAGGGACTGGAAGAAGATATTGACAAGATTCTTCAGGCACTTTACAATGACCGTTATATAGAGATTGATGACATCCGAAAACGCAGTCTTCCGGTTGATGAGGAAGAGCGAGGTTTCGGGGTAAGATATTAA
- a CDS encoding EamA family transporter: MWILYAVGSSFFAGITSILAKCGIQKTDSDVATAVRTIVVLLFSWLMVFVTGTMSGIKDISGMTLLFLVLSGLATGASWLCYFHALQKGDINKVVPIDKSSTILTILLALIFLHEGLSWAKAGCVCLIGIGTMMMITRKEETENNESRDGSWLIYAVLSAVFASLTAILGKIGISGIDSNLGTAIRTTVVLVMAWLMVFMKGKQHEVREIEKKELLFIGLSGIATGASWLFYYRALQEGPASVVVPIDKLSILVTIAFSWIVFHEKLTRKSATGVVLITAGTVLMTMI; the protein is encoded by the coding sequence ATGTGGATTCTGTATGCGGTGGGATCTTCGTTTTTTGCAGGAATCACATCAATTCTTGCAAAGTGTGGAATTCAGAAAACGGATTCTGATGTGGCAACAGCTGTGAGGACGATCGTGGTGCTTTTGTTTTCCTGGCTGATGGTATTTGTAACAGGAACAATGTCCGGAATAAAGGACATAAGCGGAATGACTTTGCTGTTTCTTGTGCTTTCCGGTCTGGCAACGGGAGCATCCTGGCTTTGTTATTTCCACGCATTGCAAAAAGGAGACATCAATAAAGTTGTACCGATTGACAAATCAAGCACGATCCTGACGATTCTTCTGGCTCTGATTTTTCTTCATGAAGGCCTGTCCTGGGCAAAAGCGGGCTGTGTTTGTCTGATCGGAATCGGAACGATGATGATGATAACCAGAAAAGAAGAAACCGAAAACAACGAATCGAGAGACGGAAGCTGGCTGATTTATGCGGTACTATCAGCAGTCTTTGCCAGCCTGACGGCCATCCTTGGAAAGATTGGTATTTCCGGAATTGATTCAAACCTGGGTACTGCGATCCGTACCACAGTTGTATTGGTTATGGCATGGCTGATGGTATTTATGAAAGGAAAACAGCATGAGGTTCGGGAAATTGAGAAAAAAGAACTTCTTTTTATCGGACTTTCCGGAATTGCAACAGGAGCATCATGGCTTTTTTATTACAGAGCATTGCAAGAAGGTCCGGCGAGCGTTGTTGTACCGATCGATAAGCTGAGTATCCTCGTGACGATTGCTTTCTCGTGGATCGTATTCCACGAAAAACTGACACGGAAATCTGCAACAGGGGTTGTCCTGATCACGGCAGGAACTGTACTGATGACAATGATATGA
- a CDS encoding FadR/GntR family transcriptional regulator produces the protein MEPIKRVPLVHQVEERIKDLIKEEKLQPGTKLPTEKELCTNLNVSRGTVREAFRFLQAKGIVELKTGKGAFVAEKKAEKPSPAINWLVANETDLRNVFELRYAIEPIAAKMTAEKIDEEGIICLKNIHKEFCDAAAKNDANNLALMDEKFHSEIIKRCGNNLMIDVMERLNMGLKDFRNNTFSIKQNVKDTIGPHEKILKAIITKDSAKAEREMKKHIVLMETNLTLNIVTLEDE, from the coding sequence ATGGAACCAATTAAACGTGTGCCACTCGTTCACCAAGTAGAAGAACGAATTAAAGATTTGATTAAAGAGGAAAAATTACAGCCTGGTACAAAATTACCTACAGAAAAGGAGCTCTGTACGAACTTAAATGTCAGTCGTGGAACTGTACGAGAAGCATTCCGTTTTCTTCAAGCTAAGGGAATTGTTGAATTAAAGACAGGAAAGGGCGCTTTTGTTGCAGAAAAAAAGGCAGAAAAACCATCTCCTGCCATCAACTGGCTTGTAGCTAACGAAACTGATCTTAGAAATGTTTTCGAATTAAGATATGCAATTGAACCCATTGCTGCAAAAATGACTGCTGAAAAAATTGATGAAGAAGGCATCATATGTTTAAAAAATATTCATAAAGAATTTTGCGATGCTGCTGCAAAAAATGATGCTAATAATCTTGCCCTCATGGACGAAAAATTTCACTCTGAAATTATAAAAAGATGTGGAAATAACTTAATGATTGATGTTATGGAACGATTAAATATGGGATTAAAGGATTTTAGAAATAATACTTTTTCAATTAAACAAAATGTCAAAGATACTATTGGACCTCACGAAAAAATTTTAAAAGCAATTATAACAAAGGATTCTGCAAAAGCAGAACGTGAAATGAAAAAACATATTGTGTTAATGGAAACCAATCTCACATTAAACATTGTAACATTAGAAGATGAATAG
- a CDS encoding dihydrodipicolinate synthase family protein: MSVKYEGIIPPIVTPFTASGEIDEEKIRREMEICLDAGADGISVGGSTGEGPTLRDEELTQLIKIAREYVKEGSDKTVVCGIMRTCTRDAVRAGKTAKEAGADAIMVTPTAYNVLVPNAEGMFDFYNTISEEVQLPTIIYNVIPQNTIYPDLFHRLLNETEYIMGIKQSVGGIQALYADLMEIEGKGRVYAATDDMIYSCFDLGAKGAISAILSVFPKESVEMWKCAQTGDHLRGLEIQQSLYKKWQVLGGNQFPIKMKYALKCLGRDCGYCRSPITYLPEEEKKAIRETFTK; this comes from the coding sequence ATGAGTGTAAAGTATGAAGGGATAATTCCCCCGATTGTTACTCCATTCACGGCAAGTGGAGAAATTGATGAAGAAAAAATCAGGCGTGAAATGGAAATCTGTCTGGATGCAGGCGCTGATGGAATCAGTGTTGGCGGAAGTACCGGAGAAGGACCGACATTACGTGATGAAGAGCTGACTCAACTGATTAAAATAGCCAGAGAATACGTAAAAGAAGGATCAGATAAAACGGTTGTCTGCGGAATAATGAGAACTTGTACAAGAGATGCTGTCAGAGCTGGAAAAACTGCAAAGGAAGCAGGGGCAGATGCAATTATGGTTACACCTACTGCTTATAATGTCCTGGTACCAAATGCAGAAGGTATGTTTGATTTTTATAATACAATTTCTGAAGAAGTTCAACTTCCAACAATTATTTATAATGTGATTCCACAAAATACGATATATCCTGATTTGTTCCATCGGTTGTTAAACGAAACGGAATATATTATGGGAATAAAGCAGAGTGTTGGAGGAATACAGGCTCTGTACGCAGACCTTATGGAAATTGAAGGGAAAGGTCGTGTATATGCGGCTACAGATGATATGATTTATTCTTGCTTTGATCTGGGGGCCAAAGGTGCAATTTCGGCGATTTTGTCAGTATTCCCTAAAGAATCAGTAGAAATGTGGAAATGCGCGCAGACAGGAGATCATTTACGTGGACTGGAAATTCAACAGTCTTTATATAAAAAATGGCAGGTTCTTGGAGGCAACCAGTTCCCAATCAAAATGAAATATGCATTGAAGTGTCTGGGGCGTGATTGTGGATATTGTAGAAGTCCAATTACGTATTTACCAGAAGAAGAAAAGAAAGCAATTCGTGAAACATTCACAAAGTAA
- the dapA gene encoding 4-hydroxy-tetrahydrodipicolinate synthase: MNKFVAKYGRILVPLITPYGENEEVDYVQYEKLIDYIITNKLGDSLIVTGTTGEASLLTFDERVKLMETAINAAAGRMPVIAGTGCASTKETIALTQKAEELGIETCLVVVPFYNKPTQEGIYLHYKKLAENTKVNIMLYNIPIFVGVNMEPETVRRLAEIPNIIGIKDEAGINPTQVTDFFLATKDVDPDFAIYNGDDVMLLPTIVQGAMGLVSGGAQIFGHEIRAIFDAFEAGENEKAKETFEPLYRFCKSTGQNGRILPNSIMRPAIEAVSGIKLGNARLPLAPPTDEEMKVTLGILKDIGKI; this comes from the coding sequence ATGAACAAATTTGTTGCTAAATATGGAAGGATCCTGGTACCGCTTATTACACCTTATGGAGAAAATGAAGAAGTTGATTATGTTCAGTACGAAAAATTGATTGATTATATCATTACTAATAAATTAGGAGATTCTTTGATCGTTACAGGAACAACAGGAGAAGCAAGTCTTTTAACATTTGATGAAAGAGTCAAGTTGATGGAAACAGCTATAAATGCGGCAGCAGGACGAATGCCAGTAATTGCAGGAACTGGCTGTGCAAGTACTAAAGAAACTATTGCGCTGACACAGAAAGCAGAGGAACTTGGAATAGAAACCTGTCTTGTAGTAGTTCCATTTTATAATAAACCTACACAGGAAGGTATTTATCTGCACTATAAGAAATTGGCTGAGAATACAAAGGTAAATATTATGCTTTATAATATACCTATTTTTGTTGGTGTGAATATGGAACCGGAAACAGTCAGAAGACTTGCAGAAATTCCTAATATTATTGGAATTAAAGATGAAGCTGGAATCAATCCAACACAGGTTACAGACTTCTTCCTTGCAACAAAAGATGTTGATCCAGATTTTGCAATTTATAATGGAGACGATGTAATGCTTCTTCCAACGATTGTGCAGGGAGCTATGGGACTTGTGTCTGGTGGAGCACAGATTTTTGGACATGAAATTCGTGCAATTTTTGATGCGTTTGAGGCTGGTGAGAATGAGAAAGCAAAAGAAACTTTTGAACCGCTTTACCGTTTCTGCAAGAGTACAGGTCAGAATGGCCGTATTCTTCCGAACTCGATTATGCGTCCGGCAATAGAAGCAGTATCTGGAATCAAACTTGGAAATGCAAGACTGCCATTGGCACCGCCGACGGATGAAGAAATGAAAGTAACTCTTGGTATTCTGAAAGATATTGGAAAAATTTGA
- a CDS encoding TRAP transporter substrate-binding protein produces MKKGLALLTTLGLAITGCTTNVFAADVVIKLADVQAENDVETQFEYKFAELVNEKSDGRIEVQVYPAGQMGEMTDILTAVQSGSMQMTRTNPSWLADAGVSSMNLLALPFVFDDLDSANKVLDSDVGQKILNQVEESDTMVKALGYLEPSGRYFFFKNKKVANLKDIAGLKIRVQTNDLATKMVSSLGASATPISYNELYSSLQTGIVDGADNPLKGILNMSFYEVGSYVLDMPHQYEASVIIINSDFFNSLSEEDQAVINEAMEEGAEYFKQISDEALEGYRSQLEEKGMEFVTPDDPQEWKDAAQTIYSEFTEGNEDLLQEIIDCQK; encoded by the coding sequence ATGAAGAAAGGATTAGCATTACTTACTACATTAGGATTAGCAATAACAGGATGTACGACAAATGTTTTTGCAGCAGATGTTGTGATTAAACTTGCAGATGTGCAGGCCGAAAATGATGTTGAAACACAATTTGAATATAAATTTGCAGAATTAGTTAATGAAAAAAGCGATGGTCGAATTGAAGTCCAGGTATATCCGGCTGGACAGATGGGAGAAATGACAGATATTTTGACGGCAGTACAGTCTGGATCTATGCAGATGACCAGAACAAATCCATCATGGCTTGCAGATGCAGGTGTTTCTTCAATGAATCTTCTTGCGCTTCCTTTCGTGTTTGATGATCTGGATAGTGCTAACAAGGTTCTGGACAGCGATGTTGGACAGAAAATCCTTAATCAGGTAGAAGAAAGCGACACAATGGTAAAAGCACTTGGTTATCTTGAACCATCAGGACGTTATTTTTTCTTTAAAAATAAAAAAGTTGCGAATCTGAAGGATATTGCAGGATTAAAAATTCGTGTACAGACGAATGATCTTGCGACTAAAATGGTAAGTAGTCTTGGAGCATCTGCAACCCCTATTTCTTACAATGAATTATATAGTTCGCTGCAGACTGGCATTGTTGACGGAGCAGATAATCCGCTGAAGGGAATCTTAAATATGAGCTTTTATGAGGTTGGTTCATATGTGTTGGATATGCCTCATCAGTATGAAGCAAGTGTCATCATTATTAATTCTGATTTCTTCAACAGTTTAAGCGAGGAAGATCAGGCAGTGATCAATGAGGCTATGGAGGAAGGCGCTGAATACTTTAAACAGATTTCCGACGAGGCTTTGGAAGGATATCGTTCGCAGCTGGAAGAAAAAGGAATGGAATTTGTTACACCTGATGATCCGCAGGAGTGGAAAGATGCGGCGCAGACTATCTATTCGGAATTTACAGAGGGAAATGAAGATCTTCTTCAGGAAATTATAGATTGTCAGAAATAA
- a CDS encoding TRAP transporter small permease: protein MGKEQVDEKHEIKFFEIIYKLIEFVSALCLCGQVIIISIAVIGRYIFSYTPTWSEEIARVLMVWMSFLTASMAIKDNSHVRISVFDKFFGEKALKIRDIIFSICNIAFSLILFWEGSKLVIQTSRTKLPGSGISSGILYASICVGGLLMAIMLVYRMGAKVCQRKQ, encoded by the coding sequence ATGGGGAAAGAACAGGTAGATGAAAAACATGAAATTAAATTTTTCGAAATAATTTATAAATTGATTGAATTTGTCAGTGCGCTTTGTTTATGTGGACAGGTAATTATTATTTCAATTGCCGTTATTGGAAGATACATATTCAGTTACACTCCCACGTGGTCTGAAGAAATTGCCAGAGTTTTAATGGTGTGGATGTCTTTTCTCACAGCCAGCATGGCAATTAAAGACAACTCACATGTAAGAATTTCCGTGTTTGATAAATTTTTTGGAGAAAAAGCACTTAAAATTCGAGATATCATATTTTCAATTTGTAATATTGCTTTTAGTTTAATACTTTTTTGGGAAGGATCTAAATTAGTCATACAGACTTCCAGAACAAAACTTCCAGGCAGTGGAATTTCATCAGGTATACTATATGCATCAATTTGTGTGGGCGGATTACTTATGGCAATTATGCTAGTTTATAGAATGGGGGCGAAAGTATGTCAACGGAAACAGTAG
- a CDS encoding TRAP transporter large permease, with amino-acid sequence MSTETVGTIILLASFFIMIFAGNHIIFSIGISTLLTLLYLKVPLMTVAQQSVKGLNSFSLMAVPFFILMGDIMSAGGITDRLVNLANALVGWMRGGMAMVNVLASMFFGGISGSPTADVASLGPIEIEMMDKSGYDKDFSTGLTMSSAIQGLLIPPSHNMVIYCMAAGGVSVGQMFMGGIIPGVFLGIVLMVFSYFVALKKNYPKGEKFSLKIAVKAFVDGIWGILTILIVVVGVVAGVFTATESAAIACVYSIIVVLFIYKSVSIRELFGVFKKSLKTLAMVMALIGVSSAFGWVVSYLRIPMKLTNFMMSISSNKIVLLLLINLLLLVMGALMDMICSILIITPIILPIVAAVGVTPLQLGVIMIFNLGIGLMTPPFGVLLYVCSAISGRNIEQLVKASVPFYIVMFGALLAITFIPQLTTFLPGILFG; translated from the coding sequence ATGTCAACGGAAACAGTAGGAACGATTATTCTTCTTGCAAGTTTTTTTATTATGATCTTTGCAGGAAATCATATCATTTTTTCAATAGGTATTTCTACATTATTAACTTTGTTATACTTAAAAGTTCCACTTATGACAGTTGCCCAGCAGTCAGTTAAAGGTTTAAACTCTTTTTCTCTGATGGCTGTCCCATTTTTTATTCTGATGGGTGACATTATGTCGGCAGGCGGCATAACGGATCGACTGGTTAACCTGGCAAATGCACTAGTCGGGTGGATGCGGGGCGGTATGGCAATGGTGAATGTCCTGGCATCTATGTTCTTTGGAGGAATTTCAGGATCACCTACTGCTGATGTAGCGTCATTAGGACCGATTGAGATAGAAATGATGGATAAGTCTGGATATGATAAAGATTTTTCTACAGGACTTACAATGAGCAGTGCTATTCAGGGATTACTAATACCACCAAGTCATAATATGGTTATTTACTGTATGGCAGCGGGAGGCGTTTCTGTTGGACAGATGTTCATGGGAGGCATTATTCCAGGTGTATTTCTTGGAATCGTGCTTATGGTATTTTCCTATTTTGTGGCATTGAAAAAAAATTATCCTAAAGGTGAAAAGTTTTCACTTAAAATTGCAGTAAAAGCATTTGTTGATGGAATTTGGGGAATCCTCACAATTCTTATTGTAGTAGTAGGTGTAGTTGCGGGGGTTTTTACAGCGACAGAGTCTGCAGCAATTGCATGTGTCTATTCTATTATTGTCGTATTGTTTATTTACAAATCTGTTTCTATAAGAGAGCTGTTTGGGGTGTTTAAGAAGAGTCTTAAAACGCTGGCAATGGTAATGGCTTTAATCGGGGTATCATCAGCTTTTGGATGGGTAGTTTCTTATTTACGTATACCGATGAAACTTACTAATTTTATGATGAGTATATCTTCGAATAAAATAGTTTTGTTGTTATTAATTAATTTACTGTTGCTGGTTATGGGTGCGTTGATGGATATGATCTGTAGCATTCTGATTATTACACCGATTATTCTTCCAATTGTAGCAGCCGTTGGTGTTACACCTCTTCAGCTTGGAGTAATCATGATTTTTAACCTTGGAATTGGTCTTATGACACCGCCGTTTGGTGTATTACTCTATGTGTGCAGTGCGATAAGTGGAAGAAATATTGAGCAATTGGTAAAAGCAAGTGTACCATTTTACATTGTAATGTTTGGTGCTCTGTTAGCGATTACTTTTATTCCACAGCTTACAACTTTTCTTCCTGGAATACTATTTGGCTGA
- a CDS encoding FAD-dependent oxidoreductase: protein MIIRRTNCQKNKEITYDTVVVGGGIAGVSAAASAAKNGSKTLLIESATFLGGVVTMGPLEALMTQYDADRKVIGGIADELLELIKAQDRQAENVDDTTGYCNKIIPYQSECMKYAMLCLLDKYQVDLMMETMLVEANIKNQVLVSIEIQTKRERLTVYAKSFVDCSGSGILGYYSGCDILFGDENGVSQPVTVLTKWGNINKEQLREYVRTHMDEFTSFNNELDVEAEFLHLWGFGKTLTEGYETGKLSLKREEMHLMESTVPGEVILNFSRMGANPYDAFEMSKAQLDGSRQVYELFQYFREKIPAFKNAKIVQNGYVGVRESGRVKGKYVLTRQDIISEEKCKDSVAIGAFPMDIHQQGSGMKYERVLRGYGIPACALWSEHIKNLFMGGRCISSTFEANASCRISITCMATGQAAGVMASEYQEGINEEVLIRNSRDILVSQNAII, encoded by the coding sequence ATGATTATAAGACGTACAAATTGTCAGAAAAATAAAGAGATTACATATGATACGGTAGTAGTTGGTGGAGGCATTGCTGGTGTATCAGCTGCAGCATCAGCTGCTAAAAATGGAAGTAAGACATTATTAATTGAAAGTGCTACTTTTCTGGGTGGCGTTGTAACAATGGGACCGCTAGAGGCATTAATGACGCAGTATGATGCTGATCGGAAAGTTATTGGCGGAATTGCTGATGAATTACTTGAATTAATAAAAGCGCAGGATAGGCAGGCTGAAAATGTAGATGATACAACAGGATATTGTAATAAAATTATTCCGTACCAGTCGGAATGTATGAAATATGCAATGTTATGTCTACTGGATAAGTATCAAGTTGATCTTATGATGGAGACAATGCTTGTAGAGGCAAATATTAAAAATCAGGTTCTTGTCAGTATAGAAATACAAACGAAAAGAGAACGGCTTACAGTATATGCAAAGTCTTTTGTAGATTGCTCAGGGAGCGGAATATTGGGTTATTATTCTGGCTGTGACATTTTATTTGGAGATGAGAATGGAGTCAGTCAGCCAGTTACGGTATTAACAAAATGGGGAAATATAAATAAAGAACAGTTGAGAGAATATGTTCGCACTCATATGGATGAATTTACTTCTTTTAATAATGAACTGGATGTGGAAGCAGAGTTTTTACATCTATGGGGATTTGGCAAAACTTTGACTGAAGGATACGAAACTGGAAAATTAAGTTTAAAAAGAGAAGAAATGCATCTAATGGAATCAACAGTACCTGGAGAGGTTATACTCAATTTTTCCAGAATGGGTGCGAATCCATATGATGCTTTTGAAATGAGCAAGGCACAGCTTGATGGCTCCAGGCAAGTATATGAGTTGTTTCAATATTTTCGAGAGAAAATTCCAGCATTTAAAAATGCCAAAATAGTTCAAAATGGGTATGTGGGAGTTCGAGAAAGCGGACGTGTCAAGGGAAAATATGTATTGACCAGACAAGATATTATTTCAGAAGAAAAATGCAAAGATAGTGTTGCAATAGGCGCTTTTCCTATGGATATACATCAACAGGGAAGTGGAATGAAATATGAAAGAGTTTTAAGGGGATATGGAATTCCAGCATGTGCTTTGTGGTCAGAACATATAAAAAATTTGTTTATGGGTGGTAGATGCATAAGCTCTACATTTGAAGCTAATGCATCTTGCAGAATTTCAATTACGTGTATGGCAACGGGGCAGGCAGCAGGAGTTATGGCCTCTGAATATCAGGAAGGAATAAACGAAGAAGTTTTGATTCGTAACTCCAGAGATATACTTGTAAGTCAAAATGCTATCATTTAA
- the larE gene encoding ATP-dependent sacrificial sulfur transferase LarE has translation MSIHDKYKVLQQNLKDMGSVAVAFSSGVDSTFLLKAALEALGKDKVIAVTASSCSFPERELKEATEFCKENGVRHIICKSEELDIDGFRQNPKNRCYLCKHELFEKIWQIAKENSMNAVAEGSNMDDNGDYRPGLIAVKELGVSSPLRQAELYKEEIRELSKEMGLPTWDKQSFACLSSRFVYGETISEEKLGMVDQAEQLLLDMGFHQIRVRIHGNIARIEVLPEEIARLVEEENRTRIAKQLKEYGFDYVTLDLLGYRTGSMNETLTKEEKEIKK, from the coding sequence GTGAGTATTCATGATAAATATAAAGTATTACAGCAGAACCTGAAAGATATGGGAAGTGTCGCAGTTGCGTTTTCAAGCGGTGTAGATTCAACCTTCCTTCTGAAAGCCGCGCTGGAAGCACTTGGAAAGGATAAAGTAATCGCAGTGACAGCCAGTTCCTGTTCATTCCCGGAGAGAGAATTGAAAGAAGCGACGGAATTCTGCAAAGAAAATGGTGTTCGTCATATTATCTGTAAATCAGAGGAGCTGGATATTGATGGCTTTCGACAGAATCCGAAGAACCGCTGCTATCTGTGCAAGCATGAACTGTTTGAAAAAATCTGGCAGATTGCAAAAGAAAACAGCATGAATGCAGTAGCCGAGGGCTCCAATATGGATGATAACGGTGACTACCGTCCGGGACTGATTGCCGTTAAAGAGCTTGGTGTCAGCAGTCCGCTTCGTCAGGCTGAGCTGTATAAAGAAGAAATCCGTGAACTGTCCAAAGAGATGGGACTTCCTACATGGGACAAACAGTCTTTTGCCTGTCTTTCTTCCCGTTTTGTTTATGGAGAAACAATCAGTGAGGAAAAACTTGGAATGGTGGATCAGGCGGAACAGCTTCTTCTGGACATGGGCTTCCATCAGATCCGTGTACGCATTCACGGAAATATCGCCAGAATTGAAGTTCTGCCGGAGGAAATAGCAAGACTTGTAGAAGAAGAAAACAGAACCAGAATTGCGAAGCAGCTTAAGGAATATGGATTTGATTATGTGACTCTGGATCTTCTGGGATATCGTACAGGAAGCATGAATGAAACATTAACTAAGGAAGAGAAGGAGATTAAGAAATAA